The Mucilaginibacter mallensis genome has a segment encoding these proteins:
- a CDS encoding ATP-grasp domain-containing protein — MNIALVSYQNKKLTQSHLEEDFQLSKFLENKGLIVKRAAWNDLQIDWKQFDVVILKSPWDYHDNFDSFIMWISDLDKAGIKILNPFKTILWNSDKHYLQQIADDGLPVIESVFLEKGIAADLAELLNKSLYKKLIIKPCISAGAKNTILLTLDNVSLIQNEINGLLANESFLVQPFMEEILHGEFSFIFFNGNFSHSILKVPKTGDFRVQSEHGGTVQKITTDIAHQQAVSKYVEKYGRATLYARVDGIISNGTFVLMELELIEPYLFLNCHEHGFDNYYQGLLQLIK; from the coding sequence ATGAACATAGCCTTAGTCAGTTACCAAAATAAAAAATTAACTCAATCGCATTTAGAAGAAGATTTTCAGCTGTCTAAATTCCTTGAAAACAAGGGTTTGATTGTTAAGAGAGCAGCATGGAACGATTTGCAAATTGATTGGAAACAATTTGATGTTGTCATATTGAAATCACCCTGGGATTACCATGATAATTTTGATTCATTTATAATGTGGATAAGTGATTTGGATAAGGCTGGAATCAAGATATTAAATCCGTTCAAAACAATATTATGGAATAGTGATAAGCATTATTTACAACAAATTGCAGACGATGGCCTGCCTGTGATTGAATCTGTATTTCTGGAGAAAGGAATTGCAGCAGACCTGGCAGAATTACTTAATAAATCCTTATACAAAAAACTGATCATTAAGCCATGCATAAGTGCAGGCGCTAAAAACACCATATTACTTACACTTGATAATGTTTCATTAATACAGAATGAAATTAATGGCCTTTTAGCTAATGAAAGCTTTTTAGTTCAACCGTTCATGGAAGAAATTTTACACGGTGAATTCTCTTTTATATTTTTTAACGGCAATTTTAGTCATAGTATTTTGAAAGTTCCTAAAACAGGGGATTTTAGAGTTCAAAGTGAACATGGCGGTACCGTTCAAAAAATAACCACAGATATTGCTCATCAACAAGCAGTCAGCAAATACGTTGAAAAGTATGGTAGAGCTACCTTATACGCCAGGGTAGATGGAATAATATCAAATGGAACTTTTGTTTTAATGGAGCTTGAGCTTATTGAGCCATATTTATTTTTAAACTGCCATGAACATGGCTTTGATAATTATTATCAGGGCCTACTTCAATTAATAAAATAG
- a CDS encoding sigma-54-dependent transcriptional regulator, with translation MSKGKLLVIDDEERLRKLLARILQLEDFEVLEAANAKDGLRKLDHEVVDVVISDVKLPDANGIELTKTIKASYPAIEIIVLTAYGTINDGVTAIKNGAFDYITKGDDNEKIIPLVNKAMDKAILQRRVLELESKLNNKFGFDRIIGTSPAITAAIKLAQRVATTDTTVMILGETGTGKEVFAEAIHQASPRSNKPFVAINCSAFSKELLESELFGHKAGAFTGAVKDKKGLFEEANGGTIFLDELGELDHDLQAKLLRVLESQQFIKLGDTKTTKVNVRILAATNRNLQDEVAKEHFRSDLFYRLSVFQIMLPAIRDRKQDIGPIAKSFVQYFAAKVNKQITGFTDDFLHKLEVYNWPGNVRELKNIIERAVILCDTHELDASLLPYEFDSAPAKSNGNLSAFDLSSVEKLHIQRVLNHTQSNRAEAARLLNIGIATLYRKLKEYGLE, from the coding sequence ATGTCGAAAGGTAAATTACTGGTTATTGATGATGAGGAGCGCTTACGTAAGCTGCTGGCCCGTATCTTACAGTTGGAAGATTTTGAGGTACTGGAAGCCGCAAATGCCAAAGATGGCCTGCGCAAACTGGATCATGAGGTAGTTGATGTGGTCATCAGCGATGTAAAACTGCCCGATGCTAATGGCATCGAACTTACAAAAACAATAAAGGCATCCTATCCCGCAATAGAAATTATTGTACTAACTGCCTATGGTACTATTAACGATGGCGTAACTGCCATTAAAAACGGCGCCTTCGATTATATCACCAAAGGTGACGATAATGAAAAGATAATCCCGCTGGTAAACAAGGCTATGGACAAGGCCATATTGCAACGCCGTGTACTCGAACTGGAAAGCAAGCTGAACAACAAATTTGGGTTCGACCGTATTATCGGTACATCACCGGCTATTACAGCGGCTATTAAACTGGCTCAACGGGTGGCTACTACTGATACTACCGTAATGATATTGGGCGAAACCGGTACCGGCAAGGAAGTTTTTGCCGAGGCTATCCACCAGGCTAGTCCGCGCAGTAATAAACCATTTGTGGCTATCAATTGCAGTGCCTTTAGTAAGGAGTTATTGGAGAGCGAATTATTCGGCCATAAAGCCGGGGCATTTACCGGGGCTGTTAAAGACAAAAAAGGTCTTTTTGAAGAAGCCAACGGCGGCACTATTTTTCTGGATGAATTGGGCGAACTGGACCATGACCTGCAAGCCAAGCTACTCCGGGTGCTGGAATCTCAACAATTCATTAAGCTCGGCGATACCAAGACCACCAAAGTAAACGTGCGCATACTGGCCGCAACCAACCGTAATTTACAGGATGAAGTAGCGAAAGAGCATTTCCGCTCTGATCTGTTTTACCGCCTCTCTGTTTTCCAGATCATGCTGCCTGCTATTCGCGACCGCAAACAGGATATCGGCCCGATAGCTAAAAGCTTTGTACAGTATTTCGCCGCAAAAGTTAATAAGCAAATAACAGGTTTTACCGATGATTTTTTGCATAAACTTGAAGTCTACAACTGGCCCGGCAACGTGCGTGAGTTGAAAAACATTATAGAGCGTGCAGTTATCCTGTGCGATACTCATGAGCTGGATGCTTCGCTTCTGCCTTATGAGTTCGACTCAGCCCCAGCCAAATCCAATGGTAATTTATCAGCATTTGATCTTTCATCAGTTGAAAAACTGCATATTCAGCGTGTACTCAACCATACCCAAAGCAACCGCGCCGAAGCTGCAAGGCTGTTGAATATTGGGATTGCTACGCTGTACAGGAAGTTAAAGGAATATGGGTTAGAGTAA
- a CDS encoding GMC oxidoreductase has protein sequence MSDLQIKKSSTTYDAVIVGSGAGGGMAGYVLAHAGLKVLMLEAGPFFDPQKNSAQLKFSWESPRRGASTDSRNFGDFDAAFGGWSLEGEPYTTKDNTDFQWFRSRMLGGRTNHWGRISLRMGPHDFQPKDGLTEKWPITYDDMKPFYDKVDRLIGVFGTVEGLENEPDGIFLPPPKPRLNELYIKAGAKKAGVTVIAGRGSVLTEALPGNKDRGACFFCGQCNRSCKIYGDFSSSSCLVIPAMKTGNLTVISNAMVREVLTNKEGTATGVSYISKDDMQEYQVNGKIVILGASACESARLLLNSKSAAHPGGLANSSGIVGKYLHDSTGSGASGWLPQLIDRKRYNEDGVGSVHIYSPWWLDNKKLDFPRGYHIEYGGGLHMPGYGFGGGIQQMNGMIPGRDGKMKEAGGFGVGLKDDYRRFYGVNVGMAGRGTAIAREDNYCEIDPDVVDKFGIPVLRFHYKWAPEEIKQAKHMQDTFQEILHHMGAIADAPAGKDTNYGLEAPGVIIHEVGTVRMGDDPKKSALNKYCQAHDCNNLFVVDAAPFVQQGDKNATWTILALSMRTAEYILSQRKKLNV, from the coding sequence ATGAGCGATTTGCAAATCAAGAAATCATCAACCACCTACGATGCAGTAATTGTAGGTTCGGGTGCAGGCGGCGGCATGGCCGGCTATGTTTTAGCCCATGCAGGTTTAAAAGTATTAATGCTGGAAGCGGGCCCGTTCTTCGACCCGCAGAAAAATTCGGCGCAGTTAAAGTTCTCATGGGAATCACCACGACGCGGTGCAAGCACCGACTCCCGTAATTTTGGCGATTTTGATGCAGCCTTCGGCGGATGGAGTTTGGAGGGCGAGCCCTATACCACAAAGGATAATACAGACTTTCAATGGTTCCGCTCGCGTATGCTGGGTGGCCGTACCAATCACTGGGGGCGTATTTCATTACGTATGGGTCCGCATGATTTTCAGCCAAAAGACGGGCTGACTGAAAAATGGCCCATCACTTATGATGACATGAAACCTTTTTATGATAAGGTTGACCGCTTGATAGGCGTATTCGGCACGGTTGAGGGCTTGGAAAACGAACCGGATGGTATCTTTTTACCTCCACCAAAACCACGACTAAATGAACTATATATTAAAGCCGGTGCTAAAAAGGCCGGTGTTACTGTAATTGCAGGCCGCGGCTCGGTTTTAACCGAAGCGTTGCCGGGTAATAAAGACCGTGGCGCTTGTTTCTTTTGCGGACAATGTAACCGCAGCTGTAAAATTTATGGTGATTTCTCATCATCATCATGCCTGGTTATCCCGGCCATGAAAACGGGCAATTTAACGGTGATCTCCAACGCCATGGTGCGCGAAGTGTTAACGAATAAGGAAGGTACAGCCACCGGCGTATCTTATATCAGTAAAGATGATATGCAGGAGTACCAGGTAAACGGCAAGATAGTTATTCTTGGTGCCAGTGCCTGCGAATCTGCTCGTTTGTTGCTTAACTCTAAATCAGCGGCACATCCCGGTGGCTTGGCTAACAGCAGCGGTATAGTGGGTAAATACCTGCATGATTCAACCGGCTCAGGGGCCAGCGGCTGGTTGCCGCAACTAATCGACCGCAAACGTTATAATGAGGATGGTGTGGGCAGCGTTCACATCTATTCGCCATGGTGGCTTGATAATAAGAAACTGGATTTCCCGCGTGGATACCATATTGAGTACGGCGGCGGGCTGCACATGCCAGGTTACGGCTTTGGTGGCGGCATACAGCAAATGAACGGCATGATACCTGGCCGCGATGGTAAAATGAAAGAAGCCGGAGGTTTTGGCGTAGGATTAAAAGACGATTACCGTCGTTTTTATGGCGTTAACGTAGGCATGGCCGGTCGTGGTACCGCAATAGCCCGCGAGGATAATTATTGCGAGATAGACCCTGATGTGGTTGATAAATTTGGTATCCCGGTACTGCGCTTTCATTACAAGTGGGCTCCGGAAGAAATCAAACAAGCCAAGCACATGCAGGATACCTTTCAGGAGATCCTGCACCACATGGGCGCCATTGCTGATGCTCCTGCGGGTAAAGATACCAATTACGGACTGGAAGCACCAGGCGTTATTATACACGAAGTAGGTACCGTACGCATGGGCGATGATCCTAAAAAATCAGCACTGAATAAATACTGCCAGGCGCATGACTGCAACAACTTATTTGTGGTTGATGCTGCGCCATTTGTACAGCAGGGCGATAAAAATGCCACATGGACCATCCTTGCGCTATCCATGCGCACCGCGGAATATATTTTATCTCAAAGAAAAAAATTAAACGTTTAG
- a CDS encoding CBS domain-containing protein, which yields MKKVSDILNRKGVSVVTISADTTVLDALKLMADRNIGSVVIMEDGEYLGLLTERDYARKVILHGKSSHETPVREIMSTGLPRIVPESSIETCMHIMSETNIRYLPVFVSDQLSGIISINDLVTETILSHLETIEHLKSYIQS from the coding sequence ATGAAAAAAGTTTCGGATATCCTTAACCGTAAAGGTGTCAGTGTTGTCACAATTAGTGCAGATACCACTGTTTTAGATGCGTTGAAGCTGATGGCCGATAGAAATATAGGCTCAGTAGTTATAATGGAAGATGGCGAATACCTGGGCCTGCTTACTGAAAGAGACTATGCCCGCAAGGTGATACTGCATGGCAAATCATCACATGAAACCCCGGTACGCGAAATTATGAGCACCGGCCTGCCACGCATCGTACCTGAAAGCTCGATAGAAACCTGTATGCATATTATGAGTGAAACCAATATCCGCTATTTACCGGTATTTGTTTCGGATCAGTTATCGGGTATTATTTCTATCAATGACCTGGTTACCGAAACCATTTTATCGCATTTGGAAACGATTGAGCATTTGAAGAGTTATATACAATCGTAG
- a CDS encoding gluconate 2-dehydrogenase subunit 3 family protein, with protein sequence MNRRESLRTIGIGTLATGLLLDASCKTDTKKQGGEVTTPEETAAADPARTPYELEREKKLNAEKFFNEHEMKTITVLVDIIIPKDDKSGSASDAKVPDFIEFIVKDMPEHQTPLRGGLRWLDLQCLNRYNNTFRESSSQQQIDMVTLIAYPKKATPEMAQGVSFFNRMRDLTATGFFSSQMGMKDIGYVGNAPNKWEGVPADVLKSHGFDTVWG encoded by the coding sequence ATGAACAGACGTGAATCCCTAAGAACTATTGGTATAGGCACACTTGCAACAGGTTTATTGCTTGATGCATCCTGTAAAACGGATACCAAAAAACAAGGTGGTGAAGTTACCACCCCGGAGGAAACTGCGGCTGCCGATCCTGCCCGTACACCTTACGAACTTGAACGTGAGAAAAAGCTGAACGCCGAAAAATTCTTCAACGAGCATGAGATGAAAACCATTACTGTTTTGGTTGATATCATCATCCCCAAGGACGATAAATCAGGCAGCGCATCGGATGCTAAGGTGCCCGATTTTATTGAGTTTATTGTAAAAGATATGCCCGAGCACCAAACCCCGCTGCGCGGCGGTCTGCGCTGGCTCGATCTGCAATGCTTAAATCGTTATAACAATACTTTCAGAGAATCATCATCGCAACAGCAAATAGATATGGTTACCCTGATAGCCTACCCCAAAAAAGCCACACCCGAAATGGCACAGGGCGTAAGCTTCTTTAACCGCATGCGCGACCTTACCGCCACCGGCTTCTTTAGCTCACAAATGGGCATGAAGGACATTGGCTATGTAGGAAATGCCCCCAACAAATGGGAAGGCGTACCCGCCGATGTGCTAAAATCGCATGGGTTTGATACGGTTTGGGGATAG
- a CDS encoding 3-keto-disaccharide hydrolase: MKKIFLITAAMAALSSPLLAQTKNTLSASEKKDGYTLLFDGKTTDGWHTYLGKDAGAWHVTSGALQLDTAAKGQADLLTDKEYTNFELKLDWKIPVGGNSGVIFDIHEDPQFAYTFLTGIEMQVLDDKGAEDNKKANHLAGSLYDLMAPAHPAKPAGEWNSIIIRKLNNHLTFYMNGQKVVETQIGSKEWNDLLQQSKFKTWKAFATYSTGHISLQAHGAAVAFRNIRIKQL; the protein is encoded by the coding sequence ATGAAAAAAATCTTTCTGATTACTGCAGCAATGGCCGCACTATCTTCTCCGCTTTTAGCGCAAACAAAAAACACTTTATCTGCCTCCGAAAAAAAAGACGGTTATACCCTGCTTTTTGATGGCAAAACCACTGATGGCTGGCACACCTACCTGGGCAAGGATGCCGGGGCATGGCACGTTACTAGTGGCGCATTACAACTAGATACCGCGGCTAAAGGCCAGGCAGACTTGCTAACCGATAAGGAATACACAAATTTTGAATTAAAACTCGACTGGAAAATACCTGTTGGCGGTAATAGCGGCGTTATTTTTGATATCCATGAAGACCCGCAATTTGCATATACTTTCTTAACCGGCATTGAAATGCAGGTACTTGATGACAAGGGTGCTGAAGATAACAAAAAGGCAAACCACCTGGCCGGTTCATTATATGACTTGATGGCTCCTGCACACCCGGCAAAACCTGCTGGCGAATGGAACTCCATCATCATCCGTAAACTAAACAATCACCTTACTTTTTACATGAACGGCCAAAAAGTTGTGGAGACACAAATTGGCAGCAAAGAGTGGAATGATCTGCTCCAGCAAAGTAAGTTTAAAACATGGAAAGCATTTGCCACTTATTCAACGGGGCACATCTCGCTGCAGGCACATGGCGCGGCAGTAGCTTTCCGTAACATCCGGATAAAACAATTGTAA